A genome region from Pseudanabaena sp. Chao 1811 includes the following:
- a CDS encoding glutathione S-transferase family protein — protein MIKLYGHEVSGNSYKVRLLLSLLKLDYEWIRVDLMKGEHKTPEYLAKNPFGQVPLLIDDETTIADAQAILVYLARKYGGEQWLPTEALPMAQVIRWLSTAAGEVRQGLENARLFYLFGAGTKINIDRATEKSHFILKQLDQHLSTRNWLEGDRPTIADIAIYPYISLAHDGKIEMDAYTHVLNWIERVKQLSGYVPMAGV, from the coding sequence ATGATTAAACTCTATGGTCACGAAGTGTCTGGTAATAGCTACAAAGTACGTTTATTGTTGTCATTACTCAAGCTGGATTACGAATGGATCAGAGTTGATCTAATGAAAGGCGAACATAAAACGCCAGAATATTTGGCAAAAAACCCTTTTGGTCAAGTGCCTTTATTGATTGATGACGAAACTACAATTGCTGATGCACAGGCGATCTTGGTTTATTTAGCGAGAAAGTATGGCGGCGAACAATGGCTACCCACTGAGGCTTTGCCGATGGCGCAGGTGATTCGCTGGTTGTCTACGGCTGCGGGAGAAGTACGTCAGGGATTAGAGAATGCGCGTCTCTTCTATCTATTTGGCGCAGGAACGAAGATCAATATCGATCGCGCTACAGAGAAATCACATTTCATTCTCAAGCAACTGGATCAGCATTTGAGTACTAGAAATTGGCTAGAGGGCGATCGCCCTACAATTGCCGATATCGCCATCTATCCCTATATTTCCCTTGCCCATGATGGCAAAATTGAAATGGATGCTTATACCCATGTTTTGAATTGGATTGAGCGAGTTAAACAGCTTTCTGGTTATGTCCCAATGGCAGGAGTGTAA
- a CDS encoding pyridoxamine 5'-phosphate oxidase family protein, whose protein sequence is MPRQFGMIAFTPAVKAMQEKMGSRENYDRFVANGADNNTVTPDVAQFIASMEGFYIGTVTSNGYPYIQFRGGKAGFLKVLDEKTLGFADYRGNVQYISVGNLSENDKAFLFLMDYRNRRRLKILGRARIIEDDPAILAQVQDLDYAAKVERAIVFTIEGYDWNCPQHIPVRYSQAEVEAMQARINELENLLAEARQ, encoded by the coding sequence ATGCCTCGACAATTTGGCATGATCGCCTTCACCCCTGCCGTGAAAGCCATGCAAGAAAAAATGGGTTCCCGTGAGAACTATGATCGCTTTGTGGCAAATGGAGCCGACAATAACACCGTTACTCCCGACGTTGCTCAATTTATTGCTAGTATGGAAGGCTTTTATATCGGCACTGTTACTTCCAATGGCTATCCATATATTCAGTTTCGTGGCGGCAAAGCAGGATTTCTAAAGGTTCTGGATGAGAAGACTTTGGGATTTGCTGATTATCGCGGCAATGTGCAATATATATCTGTTGGTAATCTTTCGGAAAACGATAAAGCATTTCTGTTTTTGATGGATTATCGGAATCGCCGCCGCCTGAAAATCCTCGGTCGAGCAAGGATTATTGAAGATGATCCTGCAATCCTTGCTCAAGTGCAAGATCTCGACTATGCCGCCAAGGTAGAACGAGCGATCGTCTTTACCATCGAAGGCTATGATTGGAACTGTCCGCAACATATTCCCGTGCGCTATTCACAAGCGGAAGTGGAAGCTATGCAGGCTAGAATTAATGAGCTAGAGAACCTTTTGGCGGAGGCTAGACAATAG
- a CDS encoding TrmH family RNA methyltransferase, whose translation MLTSTRNPLVKQLRALGESAKDRKEQGLFLVEGTHALTEAIATAYPLSIVCCTEKWITANPDLYNHIKVSVDEIERLEIVSEDVLQAIATTKNPDGAIAAALLPSREVAQISTLGLALETIQDPGNIGAIIRSAVAVGIDGMLVSSDSVDLTNPKIIRATAGQWFRCPMQTSTNIADDIRKLQAQGVKAIATLANAKKTYWDYDFNQPTLILLGNEGNGLSQELIEIADESVSIPQSDRVESLNVAICAALLLYEAKRQRAVSQG comes from the coding sequence TTGCTCACAAGCACTAGAAATCCATTAGTCAAACAACTGCGAGCGCTAGGTGAGAGCGCTAAAGATCGCAAAGAACAAGGATTATTTTTAGTAGAAGGAACTCATGCACTAACAGAAGCGATCGCTACAGCTTATCCACTATCGATTGTCTGTTGTACTGAAAAATGGATTACAGCTAATCCTGATTTATATAATCACATTAAAGTATCTGTAGATGAAATTGAAAGATTAGAGATCGTTTCTGAAGATGTGCTTCAAGCGATCGCTACTACGAAAAATCCTGATGGGGCGATCGCTGCCGCTTTATTGCCATCTCGTGAAGTTGCCCAAATTAGTACCTTAGGTTTAGCCCTAGAAACTATCCAAGATCCGGGGAATATCGGAGCAATAATTCGCTCAGCCGTCGCAGTGGGAATTGATGGCATGTTAGTGAGCAGTGATAGTGTTGATTTAACTAATCCCAAAATTATTCGCGCCACCGCAGGACAATGGTTTCGCTGTCCCATGCAGACATCAACAAATATTGCCGATGATATTCGGAAACTACAAGCCCAAGGGGTTAAAGCGATCGCCACATTAGCCAATGCCAAGAAAACCTATTGGGATTACGATTTCAACCAACCAACTCTAATTTTGCTGGGAAATGAGGGCAATGGTTTATCACAGGAATTAATTGAAATCGCCGATGAGTCTGTATCAATTCCTCAAAGCGATCGGGTTGAGTCCTTGAATGTGGCTATTTGCGCGGCATTACTCCTCTATGAAGCAAAACGACAACGTGCCGTCTCCCAAGGGTAA
- a CDS encoding DUF4189 domain-containing protein: protein MSKNFWNSLAIAAAIVIPTMAVGGLEATAQSYGAIARSPSTQDKGYSWNYRSRSAAENRAISECESISGAGDCEVLIWARNACMSLSESSNGAAGSGWSTDERQAERTARRVCRDYGGTNCYITRTICLPY from the coding sequence ATGTCTAAAAACTTTTGGAATTCTTTAGCGATCGCGGCTGCCATTGTGATTCCTACAATGGCTGTAGGGGGATTAGAAGCCACAGCTCAAAGCTATGGCGCAATCGCCCGTTCTCCCTCAACTCAAGACAAAGGATATTCTTGGAATTATCGTTCTCGTAGCGCTGCGGAAAACCGAGCGATAAGTGAATGTGAAAGCATATCTGGAGCAGGTGACTGTGAAGTTTTAATCTGGGCTAGAAATGCTTGTATGTCACTATCTGAAAGTAGTAATGGGGCAGCAGGAAGTGGTTGGTCAACCGATGAAAGGCAAGCCGAAAGAACTGCTCGCAGAGTTTGTCGTGACTACGGTGGTACAAATTGTTATATAACGCGCACAATTTGTTTGCCATACTAG
- a CDS encoding prepilin peptidase codes for MLFIESLFLQLLAIAIGACIGSFLNVVIYRVPAGLSILHPPSRCPHCLRQLAPRDNIPIIGWFLIRGKCRYCHTPVSWRYPAIEAFTAFLFWCVASYFGTSQPPLILGFYALFLSWLLALSMIDFDTMTLPNSLTQSGLLLGLVYQGSLAFANSDHTSFAAHLLLGIGGAVLGIWLLDIMRIAGRIFLQKEAMGGGDPKLAAMIGMWLGWQQVLLTILLASAIGTCVGAIALLFSKVGKQQPIPFGPFLAIGGAISLFFGKSILTTYLGWFGLA; via the coding sequence TTGCTATTCATCGAATCTCTTTTTTTACAACTTTTGGCGATCGCGATCGGAGCTTGCATTGGCAGTTTCTTGAACGTGGTGATTTATCGCGTGCCTGCGGGGTTATCAATTCTGCATCCACCCTCACGTTGTCCCCATTGTCTGCGCCAACTTGCACCACGCGATAATATTCCGATTATTGGTTGGTTTTTAATCAGAGGTAAATGTCGTTATTGCCATACACCAGTATCTTGGCGCTATCCTGCGATCGAGGCTTTCACAGCGTTCTTGTTCTGGTGTGTGGCATCATATTTTGGAACTTCACAACCACCTTTGATTTTAGGGTTCTATGCTTTGTTTCTCAGTTGGTTATTGGCGTTGTCAATGATCGACTTTGATACGATGACTTTACCAAATTCCTTAACTCAATCAGGGCTGTTACTAGGTTTGGTCTATCAAGGCAGTTTAGCGTTTGCCAATAGCGATCACACTAGTTTTGCAGCACATTTACTATTAGGAATTGGTGGTGCTGTGCTTGGCATTTGGCTACTCGACATAATGCGAATCGCTGGCAGGATTTTCTTGCAAAAGGAAGCAATGGGTGGCGGCGACCCAAAACTTGCAGCCATGATTGGTATGTGGTTGGGATGGCAACAGGTTTTGCTCACAATTTTACTTGCCTCAGCGATCGGTACTTGTGTGGGAGCGATCGCTTTACTATTTAGCAAAGTTGGCAAACAACAGCCTATTCCCTTTGGTCCTTTTTTAGCGATCGGCGGCGCAATTTCCCTGTTTTTTGGCAAATCGATTCTGACTACCTATCTAGGCTGGTTTGGACTTGCTTAA
- a CDS encoding M23 family metallopeptidase, translating to MIIRPFKLTLLIGLSLLSAIAAVIFGVSKADALQVMLKPNPPVLGDTVSVWIATDQKTGVPPTVLVDRKQFPAFQMSANRWRAFIPTTPLDQAGLKQVVVTGDGLQQTLAMQLGDRDFPTQSIWLSGSGSDLEPTDYEWDKVSAFKKLVTPQKFWNGAFLKPNEGEITTGFGVRRYYNGEFANDYYHRGIDYAGGYGSPVIAPAAGYVRLVGTVSQGFRLHGNTVGVDHGQGVESIFIHLSEIYVKEGDFVKAGQPIGAVGATGAATGPHLHWGLYVNGESINPVAWRYEGVE from the coding sequence ATGATTATTCGTCCTTTTAAATTGACTTTACTCATTGGTTTGAGCTTACTTTCAGCGATCGCGGCGGTGATATTTGGTGTATCCAAGGCAGATGCTTTGCAAGTAATGCTGAAGCCAAATCCACCTGTACTTGGGGATACGGTATCGGTATGGATTGCCACCGATCAAAAAACAGGCGTGCCACCAACGGTATTGGTCGATCGCAAGCAGTTTCCTGCTTTTCAAATGTCAGCCAATCGCTGGCGGGCGTTTATTCCCACAACTCCCCTTGATCAAGCGGGACTAAAGCAGGTGGTGGTCACAGGCGATGGCTTGCAGCAAACTTTAGCGATGCAATTAGGCGATCGTGACTTTCCGACGCAGAGTATTTGGCTGAGTGGTTCTGGTAGTGATTTAGAGCCAACGGATTACGAATGGGACAAGGTATCGGCATTTAAGAAACTAGTGACACCTCAAAAGTTCTGGAATGGGGCATTTTTGAAACCCAATGAAGGCGAGATTACTACAGGCTTTGGGGTACGTCGCTATTACAATGGCGAATTTGCTAATGACTATTACCATCGTGGCATTGACTATGCGGGGGGCTATGGCTCACCTGTGATTGCTCCTGCGGCTGGATATGTGCGCTTAGTAGGAACAGTGTCACAGGGTTTTCGTTTGCATGGCAATACTGTTGGTGTCGATCACGGGCAAGGCGTAGAGAGTATATTTATCCATCTCAGCGAAATTTATGTCAAAGAAGGAGATTTTGTGAAGGCAGGACAGCCCATTGGTGCAGTTGGAGCAACAGGTGCGGCAACTGGCCCCCATTTGCACTGGGGACTTTATGTGAATGGTGAGTCGATCAATCCTGTAGCTTGGCGATACGAAGGTGTCGAATAA
- a CDS encoding MBL fold metallo-hydrolase, whose amino-acid sequence MPSYLTAIAAIMVSMGDGVLPATSQPQTQKQVPKAAPTQTPKPTPKNKPLPVVKKIGLQDAGLKLQKVGQGVYALVASADIPPVIPTVAICNGGIVIGSDSVLVIDPFHSPQLAELMITTVKSLTDKPIKYVLNTHYHFARTGGNATFINLGIPVIGRGAIREYIYMGKDGTKGFTPPNLVLNSQVTLDLWLGDRQVKIEPVDGHAAGTDLVVYVPDAKVLFTGDMVFHKRIPYTGDSDIRKWQGSLARLITNFPNAKVVPGEGEVTDVTAVKDQQTYFSWLENLAFQWKAQNLTKEQVLEKFAKVPDAYKDYKFQSLYSLTLVSAYEQFTRSQNIPLIP is encoded by the coding sequence ATGCCCAGCTACTTAACAGCGATCGCTGCCATCATGGTGTCGATGGGCGATGGTGTGCTTCCTGCCACATCTCAACCTCAAACGCAAAAACAAGTACCTAAAGCAGCACCTACGCAAACACCAAAGCCAACACCGAAAAATAAACCATTGCCAGTGGTTAAAAAAATTGGCTTACAAGATGCTGGCTTAAAATTACAAAAGGTGGGGCAAGGAGTTTATGCCCTAGTTGCTAGTGCTGATATCCCACCCGTAATACCAACAGTGGCAATTTGTAATGGGGGGATTGTCATTGGTAGTGATAGTGTTTTGGTCATCGATCCCTTTCATTCACCTCAATTGGCGGAATTGATGATCACAACGGTGAAATCACTCACAGATAAACCCATTAAGTATGTCTTAAATACGCATTATCATTTTGCGCGAACTGGAGGCAATGCCACTTTTATCAATTTGGGTATTCCTGTGATTGGACGTGGGGCGATTCGTGAATATATTTACATGGGTAAAGATGGAACAAAGGGCTTTACACCTCCTAATTTAGTCCTTAATAGTCAAGTCACCCTCGATCTTTGGTTAGGCGATCGCCAAGTCAAAATTGAGCCTGTAGATGGTCATGCGGCTGGCACTGATTTGGTCGTTTATGTACCTGATGCAAAGGTTTTATTTACTGGGGATATGGTTTTTCATAAGCGAATTCCCTACACTGGTGATAGTGATATTCGTAAGTGGCAAGGTAGCTTAGCTCGCTTAATTACGAATTTTCCCAATGCGAAAGTGGTGCCCGGAGAAGGAGAAGTTACCGATGTGACTGCGGTGAAAGATCAGCAAACTTACTTTAGTTGGTTAGAAAATTTAGCATTTCAATGGAAAGCACAAAATTTGACTAAGGAGCAAGTCCTAGAGAAATTTGCCAAAGTGCCCGATGCTTACAAAGACTACAAATTTCAAAGCTTATATAGCCTAACCTTAGTCTCAGCCTATGAACAATTTACGCGGAGCCAAAATATTCCCTTGATTCCCTAA
- a CDS encoding MBL fold metallo-hydrolase translates to MLKKLKLKHLLAFALAAIAAIMSMTIGQSWEPVVAQNQSQNQVQKQAQKPAEAPLQTISLQNAGLQLQEVAQGVYALIASTDFPPASPAVAIANGGIVIGSESVLVIDPFQTSDLAELLIATVKSLTDKPIKYVLNTHYHFDHTGGNVAFVKQNIPVIGRGVIREYIQSGKNNTNGITPPTVIVNSQTDIWLGDRQVRIERVDGHSAGTDLVAYVPDAKVLFTGDMVFNKRIPYTGDSDIRQWQGSLYRLIATFPEAKVVPGHGDVTDVTGLQAQQAYFSWLERTALEWKAQILTKEQVLEKFAKVPDAYKDYKFKGIYPLNLESAYEQFTRSRTIPLIP, encoded by the coding sequence ATGCTGAAAAAGCTAAAGCTTAAACACCTTCTTGCCTTTGCCCTTGCGGCGATCGCTGCCATCATGTCAATGACAATTGGGCAAAGTTGGGAGCCTGTGGTAGCTCAAAATCAGTCACAAAATCAAGTTCAAAAGCAAGCCCAAAAACCTGCGGAAGCACCACTTCAAACTATTAGTTTGCAAAATGCTGGTTTACAGTTACAAGAGGTTGCTCAAGGTGTATATGCACTGATTGCTAGTACTGATTTCCCACCTGCGAGTCCTGCGGTCGCGATCGCCAATGGTGGGATTGTTATCGGTAGCGAGAGTGTATTGGTGATTGACCCATTTCAAACCTCAGATTTAGCTGAACTATTGATTGCGACAGTAAAATCCTTGACAGATAAGCCAATCAAGTATGTTTTGAATACCCATTATCACTTTGACCATACAGGCGGTAACGTTGCCTTTGTAAAGCAAAATATTCCTGTGATTGGACGTGGTGTAATTCGTGAATATATCCAGAGCGGAAAAAATAATACTAATGGCATTACCCCACCAACGGTGATTGTTAATAGCCAGACTGATATTTGGTTAGGCGATCGCCAAGTCCGCATTGAACGTGTCGATGGACATTCGGCGGGTACGGATCTGGTTGCCTATGTTCCCGATGCCAAAGTCCTATTTACAGGCGATATGGTTTTCAATAAGCGAATTCCCTACACTGGCGATAGCGATATTCGTCAATGGCAAGGCAGCTTGTATCGCTTGATTGCCACTTTCCCTGAAGCGAAGGTTGTCCCCGGACATGGTGATGTCACTGATGTAACTGGTTTACAAGCTCAGCAGGCTTATTTCAGTTGGTTAGAGCGCACAGCTTTGGAATGGAAAGCTCAGATTTTAACAAAGGAGCAAGTATTGGAGAAATTCGCGAAAGTACCTGATGCTTACAAAGACTACAAATTTAAAGGTATCTATCCTCTAAATTTAGAGTCCGCCTATGAGCAATTTACTCGTAGCAGAACTATTCCCTTAATTCCTTAA
- the rpsJ gene encoding 30S ribosomal protein S10, translated as MAPQQQKIRIRLKAFDHRLLDSSCEKIVETANRTNAAAVGPIPLPTRRRIYCVLRSPHVDKDSREHFETRTHSRIIDIYQPSAKTIDALMKLDLAAGVDIEVKL; from the coding sequence GTGGCACCTCAACAACAAAAGATTCGGATTCGTCTCAAAGCTTTCGATCATCGCCTGCTAGATTCTTCCTGCGAAAAAATCGTCGAAACTGCTAATCGTACAAACGCGGCTGCCGTTGGCCCTATTCCTCTGCCAACACGCCGTCGCATCTACTGCGTTCTCAGATCGCCCCACGTAGATAAGGACTCTCGCGAACATTTTGAAACTCGTACCCATAGTCGGATTATCGACATTTATCAACCTTCCGCAAAAACCATCGATGCTCTCATGAAGCTCGATCTTGCTGCTGGTGTCGATATCGAAGTAAAACTCTAA
- the ndhL gene encoding NAD(P)H-quinone oxidoreductase subunit L yields the protein MSFLLSAPMLAAIVYAAIAGTYLLVLPLIILFYFKARWYKTGSLERVFICFLAFFFFPGLLVLSPFFNFRPEARTI from the coding sequence ATGTCGTTTCTTCTCTCTGCCCCAATGCTTGCCGCAATTGTGTATGCCGCGATCGCAGGTACATATTTACTTGTTTTACCTCTGATCATTTTGTTTTATTTCAAGGCACGTTGGTACAAAACAGGCTCTCTTGAAAGAGTATTCATTTGTTTTTTAGCCTTTTTCTTCTTCCCCGGTTTATTAGTACTCTCACCCTTCTTTAACTTCCGCCCCGAAGCACGCACTATTTAA
- a CDS encoding DUF3007 family protein has protein sequence MRRIDAIAIMVAFFGFGGVAFWAFRAYGFDATNAGVWSQVVLVGVLLAWISTYVFRAVTQTMTYNQQLDDYKKAVLAKQLEEMSPEDREKLLAEVEAEKKLTQNVVKDE, from the coding sequence ATGCGCCGCATTGATGCCATAGCAATTATGGTTGCTTTTTTTGGATTTGGTGGAGTTGCCTTTTGGGCTTTTCGCGCCTACGGCTTCGATGCAACCAATGCAGGCGTTTGGAGTCAGGTTGTCCTTGTCGGTGTGTTGCTAGCTTGGATTTCTACCTATGTCTTTCGAGCCGTCACTCAAACCATGACCTACAATCAGCAACTTGATGATTACAAAAAGGCAGTTTTGGCAAAGCAACTTGAGGAAATGTCTCCCGAAGATCGCGAAAAGTTGCTTGCTGAGGTAGAGGCAGAAAAGAAACTAACTCAAAATGTCGTCAAAGATGAATGA
- the hisF gene encoding imidazole glycerol phosphate synthase subunit HisF, with the protein MLAKRILPCLDVKAGRVVKGVNFVDLKDAGDPVELAQAYNQAGADELVFLDITATHEDRGTILDVVYRTAEQVFIPLTVGGGVRNLDNIRELLRAGADKVSMNSAAVHDPDLINRSSDRFGNQCIVVAIDARRRNDPQNLGWDVYVRGGRENTGIDALWWAQEVVKRGAGEILLTSMDADGTKAGYDLELTRQVADLVEVPVIASGGAGNCEHILQAVTEGKAEAALLASLLHYGELTITEIKEYLSAHQVPVRSL; encoded by the coding sequence ATGCTGGCGAAACGGATTTTGCCTTGTCTTGATGTAAAAGCAGGTCGAGTCGTCAAAGGGGTGAACTTTGTCGATCTCAAGGATGCTGGCGATCCCGTAGAACTAGCACAGGCTTATAACCAAGCAGGAGCCGATGAACTAGTATTTCTTGACATCACTGCTACCCATGAAGATCGCGGCACGATTTTAGATGTGGTCTATCGTACTGCTGAGCAAGTTTTTATTCCCCTCACCGTTGGTGGTGGTGTCCGCAATCTCGACAATATTCGCGAACTGTTACGGGCAGGAGCCGATAAGGTCAGCATGAATTCCGCCGCCGTTCATGATCCTGACCTCATTAATCGCAGTAGCGATCGCTTTGGTAATCAGTGCATTGTTGTAGCGATCGATGCCCGTCGCAGAAACGATCCCCAGAATTTAGGCTGGGATGTATATGTACGTGGTGGGCGTGAAAATACGGGTATTGATGCGCTCTGGTGGGCGCAGGAAGTTGTTAAGCGTGGTGCAGGGGAAATCTTGCTGACCAGTATGGATGCGGATGGAACCAAAGCTGGTTACGATCTCGAACTTACGCGCCAAGTTGCGGATTTAGTAGAAGTGCCTGTAATTGCTTCAGGTGGGGCAGGTAATTGCGAGCATATTCTCCAAGCCGTGACAGAAGGTAAAGCCGAAGCAGCATTGCTAGCCTCACTACTACACTATGGCGAATTAACGATTACTGAAATTAAAGAATATCTCAGCGCTCATCAAGTGCCAGTGCGATCGCTTTAG
- a CDS encoding NAD+ synthase has protein sequence MTLKFGIAQLNPIIGDLVGNCDRLLSAIQNLAAQGVQLVLTPELSICGYPPRDLLMSRQFVRDMDSAIADLAKKLPHDVAVLVGTVSINPQASQVGGKPLFNSAALLQDGKVQQIFHKRLLPTYDVFDEDRYFEVGEGSQVFTLKLSDQASLRVGVTICEDIWNDEKFWGKRNYADDPVAELAQKEVDLLVNLSASPYAVGKQKLREAMLSHSAIVHNLPLLYANQVGANDDLIFDGRSMAFNRDGEIVARGKGFDEDLLVIDFEQVGQSPNLSSYESDDAEIFAALVLGVRDYVQKCRFRKVVIGLSGGIDSALVAAIATEAIGKENVLGVMMPSPYSSDHSITDAIALAQNLGITTETIPIQPMMSAFDHSLAHLFAGRASDVTEENLQSRIRGSLLMAISNKFGHLLISTGNKSEVSVGYCTLYGDMNGGLAAIADVPKTRVFSICEWLNRTNSPLAIKQGVAEVIPVNIITKPPSAELKPDQVDQDSLPPYDILDDILHKLINQHLSAAEIIASGHEQATVDRVVRLVKIAEFKRRQAAPGLKITDRAFGSGWRMPIASKVTP, from the coding sequence ATGACCTTAAAATTTGGGATCGCCCAGCTTAATCCGATCATTGGTGATTTGGTGGGTAACTGCGATCGCCTGTTGTCTGCGATCCAAAATTTGGCGGCGCAGGGTGTGCAGTTAGTCCTCACCCCTGAACTATCTATCTGTGGCTATCCGCCTCGCGATTTATTGATGAGTCGCCAATTTGTGCGCGATATGGACTCAGCGATCGCCGATTTAGCCAAGAAACTTCCCCATGATGTGGCAGTACTAGTGGGGACAGTTTCCATAAATCCGCAGGCAAGTCAGGTGGGGGGCAAGCCTCTGTTTAATAGTGCCGCTTTGTTACAGGATGGCAAAGTGCAGCAAATTTTCCATAAGCGATTGTTGCCGACCTATGACGTATTTGATGAAGATCGTTATTTTGAGGTGGGTGAGGGGAGTCAAGTTTTTACATTAAAGCTGTCAGACCAAGCGTCATTGCGAGTGGGCGTGACCATTTGCGAGGATATTTGGAATGATGAGAAGTTTTGGGGAAAACGGAACTATGCGGATGATCCTGTGGCGGAACTAGCGCAAAAAGAAGTGGATTTGCTGGTTAATTTATCCGCTTCTCCCTATGCTGTCGGTAAGCAGAAATTACGTGAAGCCATGCTCAGCCATAGTGCGATCGTGCATAACTTGCCCTTGCTCTATGCCAATCAGGTCGGCGCAAATGACGATCTGATTTTTGATGGGCGCAGTATGGCGTTTAATCGCGATGGCGAAATTGTGGCGCGGGGCAAAGGTTTTGATGAAGATTTACTTGTAATTGATTTTGAGCAAGTTGGTCAGAGTCCAAATTTATCAAGCTATGAAAGTGACGATGCGGAAATTTTTGCGGCTCTAGTTCTTGGTGTAAGGGACTATGTGCAGAAATGTCGCTTTCGGAAGGTCGTCATTGGTTTAAGTGGCGGTATTGACTCAGCGCTAGTTGCGGCGATCGCCACAGAGGCGATCGGCAAAGAGAATGTTTTGGGTGTGATGATGCCTTCTCCCTATAGTTCCGATCATTCGATTACCGATGCGATCGCCCTTGCCCAGAATTTAGGAATTACCACAGAAACAATTCCCATTCAGCCAATGATGTCGGCTTTTGATCATAGTTTGGCGCATCTATTTGCGGGACGCGCCAGTGATGTCACTGAAGAGAATTTACAATCGCGGATTCGGGGGAGCTTGCTCATGGCGATCTCCAATAAATTCGGACATTTGCTAATTTCTACGGGTAATAAATCTGAAGTGTCCGTGGGCTATTGCACTCTCTATGGGGATATGAATGGTGGTCTGGCGGCGATCGCTGATGTCCCAAAAACGCGAGTATTTTCGATTTGCGAATGGCTCAATCGCACTAATTCACCGCTAGCAATTAAGCAGGGTGTTGCGGAAGTTATTCCTGTAAATATCATCACAAAGCCCCCTAGTGCAGAGCTAAAGCCCGATCAAGTCGATCAAGATTCCCTACCGCCCTACGATATTCTCGATGATATTTTGCATAAATTAATTAACCAGCATTTATCGGCAGCCGAAATCATTGCCTCTGGACATGAGCAAGCAACGGTTGATCGCGTAGTGCGTCTGGTCAAAATTGCCGAATTCAAACGCCGCCAAGCTGCCCCTGGTTTAAAAATTACTGATCGCGCCTTTGGCTCTGGTTGGAGAATGCCGATCGCTAGTAAAGTTACCCCCTAA
- a CDS encoding CPP1-like family protein, whose translation MSEPTPYEKLGVHDEASFEEVRDARDRLLREYEGDESQQEVIEVAYDAILMDRLRARKEGKIAVPDRIRYPERLSTAIPAALQNNPQRRAPSWLSRLLDSPSQKDIYISLGIFTGLGAISFFVPTATTTWLSFGLIVSVYLLTRKENRFGRALLISLSGITVGVVLAALTNQVLVLSRLVSDGFFPSPIQMAIILLVMWLHACFLR comes from the coding sequence ATGAGCGAACCAACTCCCTACGAAAAACTAGGAGTCCATGACGAAGCCTCCTTTGAAGAAGTGCGTGATGCACGCGATCGCCTATTGCGCGAATATGAGGGGGATGAGTCTCAACAAGAAGTGATCGAGGTTGCCTACGATGCCATCCTTATGGATCGTTTACGCGCCCGTAAAGAAGGCAAAATAGCTGTTCCCGATCGGATTCGCTATCCTGAACGCCTATCGACAGCGATTCCTGCGGCTTTACAAAATAATCCCCAACGTCGCGCTCCCTCTTGGTTATCAAGATTACTAGACAGTCCTAGTCAAAAAGACATTTACATTTCTCTGGGGATTTTTACTGGACTTGGGGCAATCAGCTTTTTTGTACCAACCGCCACCACCACTTGGCTCTCATTTGGCTTGATTGTTAGTGTCTATTTACTCACTCGCAAAGAAAATCGTTTTGGACGCGCTCTGTTGATTTCCTTGTCGGGGATCACTGTGGGGGTAGTGCTTGCGGCTTTGACTAACCAAGTTTTAGTATTGTCCCGTTTGGTAAGCGATGGATTTTTCCCTAGCCCTATCCAAATGGCAATTATTTTGTTAGTCATGTGGCTCCATGCTTGTTTCTTGCGTTAA